From the genome of Ascaphus truei isolate aAscTru1 chromosome 15, aAscTru1.hap1, whole genome shotgun sequence:
CCCAATACAGAagcatttacaatgtatctggtctcagacgcactattagagagggttggggttccttacaatgcatctgatctaagacgcgctattagagagggtcggggttccttactatgcatctgatctcagacgcgctattagagagggtcggggttccttacaatgcatctgatctcagacgcgctatgagAGGGGGTTATGGTAAATTTCACAATATAACTCTAGGGTTCCTTAAAGCAGCCGTACAGGTTTCCATTTATTTTCTTGTTACAGGGGGGTCTCCTGAGCCCatttgtgttcatttcagctccagggaccccctgctttcagcgGTGTCAGTATCTGTGCCGTTTAAAGACcccagtcacatgggccaatagagcCTCGCCAGATTACAttacaacttcctattggcccacagggaaTTTAAACACTgctattatgttaggcacacagttaccTTCCTGCATAGATACCAGCACCCCTACAGGAGgtaagcatctctggaagcaggggatccccagaggtGAAATCAATGAGCTCGAGACAcccgcttcaatcctgtaataaaactAAATTTAAGGGAAAcctagattgctgctttaaccaaaAACCAGGTTAAAAACATTGCCCTATAGTAGAAAACCGTTACCACTAACCAAGCAGCGCACAGGCAGACACCTGTTACATGCCTGCATTCAGCTTCCACATCCTCAAGTGGAAGGTACAATTAGGCCGGGGCCATGGTGaaaaaatacagcgctgagccaGGAAACGTACCTCCTGCACCCGGCACGTGTGGCGCTTTGGtagacgcttccgcaggcgtgcggaattgcagccgacagattCATTTAATTTTTCGTGTTGAGcgaagcggagggccggtcacagACCGGCAAAAGCCAAAGGcactccgtgacgtcggcgccgtggcGCACTAGCCCTGCCTCCCACCctgctcgctgacgctcatgtcAGGACACAATAAAGcgcctgcttgagcaggagagcatgagcgtccgcgcggctcagcgctgtattttttTACCATGACCCCGGCCTTCTTGCGTCTTCCCAGATAGAAAATATTAGGGTCTACAtcctataaaatatatttagggcTTTATGTACAAAGTCAAAAGTCAATGCAGAAGCAAGAGATTGCACCAAAGCAAAATTATATTGCAAACAATAGGACTTTTAGTTTGTATTTATCTGGTGCTATTTTTTGCCCCAGATTCACACTTTGGCCTCAATACATTTGGGCAGATTCATCAAACACGAGTATGGTTCAGCACATTGACAGGAATGGTAGTCAACACCAGATTGTATGCACCAAGCCGTACCGGCACTAGATAAATCTGCCCCATTTAGAGCTGtaagcgtatgagatttcctaaACATTTTGTAACACCGTACTTTAGGACAAGCTGCACACAAGTTTAGTGGCTGCCCTTTCTTGCCTGGTTTTGCAGCTGAAAGCTGCTTCGAGTTGCAGCTGCTCTAAGATCTTTAAACGACACTGAGAAATATCAAGTCACTTGCCCTCCAGAACAAGAATGAACCAGACGCAGCCTTGTGGTTAAACTCTGGCCCTTGTGAATAAAGTGTAAGCTCTTTAGGAAAGGGAATGCAAGTACTTGTATTTCACACAGCACAGCTGTTAGTAATAGGTCAGGatcacagagaaaaaaaaaatacaatgttcTTTAGCAAGTGCGGCCATTACACAAATAAAtgattataaaaatatttttaaaaactgATGGCCACTTTTCTGGTCTGCAAGAAATCAGTCCAACACAAAACCGTACACTTTTTTTGCTTttccatggaaaaaaaaaagtttattacaaTTGATCATTAATGCTTCCAATGCACAGATCCCAAAATATACAAAGGTCTTCGATATAGAAATAGATTTTTttctttataataaaaaaaacatagacATCTTTAACAGATTACATCGTCCATGACTGACAGTTACACAGGGTTGCATCATGTGTTCACATCTGTCCCAGTCATGCTTAAAGTATTGCATCACTCTGTGTATAAAGATCTCTCCTTTTTTAAATAACACTTATTAAAACTGTATGCTAGGAAAAAGTttggaattaaaaaaaacaaaaaaaccacaaAAACAGTAAAAGGGATTGTTTttgttgcttaaaaaaaaaaaaaaaaaacagacagacagacaaggtGCAAGTTTACCAACACTGCCAGGAGATCCTTAATTGTATCAAAAAGTACCTGCATCCCATACCAAGCAAGGAGGTACATGTGCTTTTCTGTTGCATAGCAATAAGGCAATAGCAGAGCCTCCCTGCTATATATTTTTGGTGGCAATAGAGGGTATACACAGCTGAGTGCAACATGAGAGCTTCCCCAATCTGCCGCAAAATGCATGTTCTGTGTCAAGAAGCTGGGATCCCCTTGTGAAAGTCTTCAATGTTACAATAGTTGCATGTGTTTTCTGCCTCAAGAAATATGTACTTCCCAGAAGATTAAGAGAACCCTAAATGTTACTTATGTTGTATATGTGCTATTctgttgcacacacacacacacacacacacacacacacacacacacacacacacacacacacacacacacacacacacacacacacacacacacacacacacacacacacacacacacacacacacacacacacacacacacacacacacacacacacacacacacacacacacacacacacacacacacacgtatgtgccAATCAATAATGTGCACACCCTTAACTAGGGGTGGCCGACTCCAGCcctcaaaagccaccaacagATAAGGCTCTCGgggtgtccctgcttcagcacaagttgctCAATCATTGATTGAGCCCCTGAtggattgaaccacctgtgctgaagcagggacacccGAGAACCTGACccgtttggtggcccttgaggcctagagttggccacccctgtcctaaATGAAGCCTGTATATCTGTCAACAAGCATTGACAGAATGTTAAATATTTGCTGTGCGATGCACGGTTCCAGTTGCTACACAGGACGTGGTGTCAATACAAGATTCCAAGAAATGTATTTCATGGATGCAacagtgtgtatataacattTCTCAAATAAGTCTCTGTGCACTCATTCAAGCCATCAACACTCTTGGTTGTCCACTAAAAGAGCACAATGGTTAACCCTTAAATCCCCATCGCCGCCTGTAGTTACCAATAGAGTATGATAAAGGAGCTCACATAGAAAGTGTTTCTGCTGTGCCTCAAATACAAGAGAAGTAACCCCTTTACTTGCAAGACATAACATTTGCAGGACACCAATATATCTCCCAATATGATGCACATGAAGTGCACGTGGTTTCCTGTTGTATATTCATAAATATCCCTATccaacaggggtgctcaaccccagtcccCAAGCCTCCCCAAACctagaggtaattctcaatgtattacttcctggtaaaacatttgataaataaaaacaggtcaagttttcaggatatccctgcgccagcacaggttgctcagtcaaagactgatcctTTGAGCCACctatgttgaagcagggatatcctgaaaacctgacctattggggggggggggggggaggaaggagggggcggCTTGAGGAGAGGAGTACCCCTGATATACAATGTGGGTGTGTTGTGTTTAGCAGCTAAACTGATCAGCAACAATCTCTCCCAACAGGATGCCAAACCCTCTACCAACAAACTGCACACGTCGGGCTTGTAATTTGCAGCTGTTTAATATTATGCGCAACGCCTGCCAGGCAGCTTGCAGCACATACTATGGTACCCATAGCACACGACACCATTACAGACAGTATGTATGTTTAGGAGCAGTTTAACCCATTCAGTTTCAAAGGGGAGCAACATTTCTAGACAATGCTGTGCTAGACTTCCAGCAACTGAAGGGGCTAAAATGATCAGGACTCCAGTCCACGCCCCATATCATGAGCAGTCTATCAGTAAAGGGACCGCCATCCTTACAGAATGCCATCTCTCCTAGCAGTCTCATACACAGACTGTGGGCGCTGCTTCAGTTTAAGATTACCTTGTGCTTTCACTGCCAGACTAAATTGGTGTATTTTTCTGCCTTTCAACCAGTAACCTCTTGTGTAATACCATTGCGTTTCCCAACAAATGACACATGCTGCGTGTACCAAGCGGATATCAGTGCCACAAACCTTACAAGGTCCCACCCCATGTCCTACACATTATGGTGTATATATTGCTGCAGCATCATCCCCTCAGTAATCCCTACAcagctaaaacacacacacacacacacctgtattgCTGCAGTACCAAGTGGGAAGCAACCTCTGGACCTGTGCATGCCAAATATCTCCCAACATACACTGCAGTATTAGATGATCAAGATAATAGTGTaaggatatatgtatataaaatctGTGTACTTTGACACTACACGATCACACTATTGGTGTGGACACAGTGTGAagcagtgtgtactgtatgtatatacacactagCACATCAGGCATACACAGGTGTGAAGCAGtatacatataatacacattcatacatatatattagCGCATGATGCATGAAGCAGTGTCCTCctcggtgctcccccccccccccccccccagcagtcaCATTGTCCTGGGCCCCCCCAATAGTCACAtagtcccgccccccccccccctaacacctcCCCGCAGACACCAGCAGGGGCTCGGGCAGCTGCTTGAACAAGTTCCTGAGCGTGCCCAGCTCCCGGGACAGCTGCTCCACCTTCTTCTGCAGCCGCTCGTTCTCCGCCGTCAGCTCCAGCACCTTGTGCTGCGTCTCCATGTTGCGGATCTTGGCCTTGTCCCGGCTCTTGCGCACCGCGATGTTGTTGCGCTCCCTCCGCACCTTGTACTCGTCGCTCTGCTTGTCCAGCGACTTCTTCCCCTGCTTCCTCCCCCCGCCGCCTCCTCCCCCGTCGGACGGGTGAGGGGTGCCCGGCGGGCTGCACGAGGACGACGAGGAGGCGGTGGACAAGTTCCCGCTGCTGCCCATGGACTGGTAACCCAGGTAACAGCGCATGGCGGCCGGCTGCATCCCgccgccgccctcctccttcccttctcCCCGGCCGCCTCCTCCCTTGTAAGCCTCCAGCGACTCGAACACCGGCTCCACCTTGGTCTCCACCAGCTGCGGGTACCCCAGCAGCCCTCCCCGCGGCGGCTCCGGCTTGCCCCCGCCCGGCGGCCGGTACTCCAGCAGCCCTGTCCCTCCtcccggcggcggcggcggctccGGCTTCCCCCCGCCCGGCGGCCGGtactccagcagcgcccccttgCGGCTGCCCTTGTAATCGCCGGGGGCCAGCAGGTCGCACAGAAAGTCCCCCCCGCACGCCTCGTAGCCTCCCGCCTGCAGGTAAGGGCTGAAGTCGATGGCTCGCTCGTGCTCGCCGATGCTGGGCTGCTCGCTGGCGGGAGGGCCCCGGCGCAGTTTGGCCGGGTAATCCGGGGACGAGGCGGCGGGGTCGTAGTAGAAGTTGGTCACTTCCATGGAGTTAGCGGGCTGGGCTCGGGGCGGGAGACATGCCGGGGGTTCCCAGCGGAGCAGGCGGTGCATGTAAAGTCCCGGGGTGTCCCgccgctctccccctcacaccgggTGCGGGTgccgctctccccctcacaccgggTGCGGGgtgtcccgctctctctccccctcacacgcgGGGTGCTGgtgtctccctctcacacgcgggGTGCTGgtgtctccctctcacacgcgggGTGCTGgtgtctccccctcacacactgggtgctgggtgcagggtgTCCGCCTCTCCCTCGCACACCGGTTAGCGCTGTCAGTTCCgcccgcgcgcacacacgcactctTGTGTCTCGCGCTGCTTTTCCCTGCGCTTGTATTTATAGAGGGCTGGCGGGAGTCATGGTGACGGTGACGTCACGGGCTGGGAGGCGGCACGCGCTGGTGACAGCGAGGCTGCAGgtgtcaggagaggggggagagagatcggaggggggggagagagatcggaggggggggagagagatcggaggggggggagagagatcggagggggggagagagatcgaagggggggagagagatcggaggggggggagagagatcggagggggggagagagatcggaggggggggagagagatcggagggggggg
Proteins encoded in this window:
- the CEBPB gene encoding CCAAT/enhancer-binding protein beta, translating into MHRLLRWEPPACLPPRAQPANSMEVTNFYYDPAASSPDYPAKLRRGPPASEQPSIGEHERAIDFSPYLQAGGYEACGGDFLCDLLAPGDYKGSRKGALLEYRPPGGGKPEPPPPPGGGTGLLEYRPPGGGKPEPPRGGLLGYPQLVETKVEPVFESLEAYKGGGGRGEGKEEGGGGMQPAAMRCYLGYQSMGSSGNLSTASSSSSCSPPGTPHPSDGGGGGGGRKQGKKSLDKQSDEYKVRRERNNIAVRKSRDKAKIRNMETQHKVLELTAENERLQKKVEQLSRELGTLRNLFKQLPEPLLVSAGRC